From Deferribacterota bacterium, the proteins below share one genomic window:
- the rplJ gene encoding 50S ribosomal protein L10, which translates to MHTRETKAKFVKEISSDISESKALILLNFKGLNFRQTTDLRYNLKKKESSYRVVKNRLMKIALKENNIDKLDDLLVNETGVAFVYSDMVETAKELKQFLKNKDNEVLKIKGAYYNGECYTGEDVLKIADLPSREELLSRLVLSMKSPISGFVFLLNNIMLNFINVLNAIKDKKQNSLEEKNGSN; encoded by the coding sequence GTGCATACAAGAGAAACAAAAGCAAAATTTGTAAAAGAGATATCTAGTGATATTTCAGAATCGAAAGCATTAATATTATTAAACTTTAAAGGTTTAAATTTTAGGCAAACGACAGATTTGAGATATAACCTGAAAAAAAAGGAAAGTAGCTATAGGGTTGTCAAAAATAGACTAATGAAAATAGCTTTAAAAGAGAATAATATTGATAAGCTAGACGATCTTTTAGTTAATGAAACAGGCGTTGCTTTTGTATATAGTGATATGGTAGAAACTGCTAAAGAATTAAAGCAATTCTTGAAAAATAAAGATAATGAAGTTTTAAAGATAAAAGGTGCTTATTATAATGGAGAATGTTATACTGGCGAAGATGTATTAAAAATTGCTGATCTACCTAGTAGGGAAGAGCTTTTGTCAAGGTTAGTGCTTAGCATGAAATCGCCTATTTCAGGTTTTGTATTTTTGTTAAATAATATAATGTTAAATTTTATAAATGTTTTAAACGCAATTAAAGATAAAAAACAAAATAGTTTGGAGGAAAAAAATGGCAGTAACTAA